One window from the genome of [Mycobacterium] stephanolepidis encodes:
- a CDS encoding SDR family NAD(P)-dependent oxidoreductase, which translates to MSVFSAQYGAYALVTGASAGIGEEFARQLAQRGLNLVLVARRAEKLQALASTLAESADIDVKVVALDLVSENAVAELEKATEALEIGLVVLNAGVLVIGPFLDQSRDTQTNLVLLNALRPMQLTHHFCSSLVRRRRGGIILVASLAGQHPVPYEATYAASKAFVSSFGQSLHTELAGTGVDVTVLAPGMVDTPMIRDSAVDVTNTQLSVTGPEPVVRAALDGLGKKSLVIPGATNKLADIAFRVLPRSVAVRLGGRIMRQILTEPGQAR; encoded by the coding sequence ATGAGCGTCTTCTCGGCTCAGTACGGGGCCTATGCACTCGTCACCGGAGCCTCGGCGGGGATCGGCGAGGAGTTCGCCCGTCAGCTGGCGCAGCGCGGGCTGAACCTGGTGCTGGTTGCGCGTCGGGCCGAGAAACTCCAGGCCCTGGCGTCGACGCTCGCCGAATCGGCCGATATCGACGTGAAGGTCGTCGCCCTTGATCTGGTTTCCGAGAACGCTGTCGCCGAGTTGGAGAAGGCCACCGAGGCGCTGGAGATCGGGCTGGTGGTACTGAATGCGGGCGTGCTCGTCATCGGACCGTTCCTTGACCAATCACGTGATACCCAGACCAACCTGGTGCTGCTCAACGCGCTGCGCCCAATGCAGCTGACCCATCACTTCTGCAGCAGCCTGGTGCGCAGGCGCCGGGGCGGGATCATCCTCGTAGCCTCACTGGCCGGGCAACATCCCGTGCCGTATGAGGCAACCTACGCGGCGTCGAAGGCATTCGTCAGTTCCTTCGGCCAGTCCCTGCACACCGAGCTCGCCGGAACGGGCGTCGATGTCACCGTGCTGGCTCCGGGCATGGTCGACACGCCCATGATTCGAGACTCCGCAGTCGATGTGACAAACACCCAGCTATCGGTCACCGGTCCAGAACCGGTCGTCCGGGCGGCGCTGGATGGACTCGGAAAGAAGTCTCTTGTGATTCCCGGGGCCACAAACAAATTGGCGGACATAGCGTTCCGCGTGCTGCCACGTTCAGTCGCTGTCCGGCTCGGCGGCAGGATCATGCGCCAAATACTCACCGAGCCAGGACAGGCCCGCTGA